One window of the Rosa rugosa chromosome 3, drRosRugo1.1, whole genome shotgun sequence genome contains the following:
- the LOC133739255 gene encoding 1-acylglycerol-3-phosphate O-acyltransferase produces the protein MCCPHHTIHNFARGQNSRLRFEAHPRPGQKGAHIGGEASSSSINLSDASVIPNHLRSFEKCMNLRRLSSRMAEEISRSAAAELRPSVSTSTATATKAKSKSLWPSLLRWIPTSTDHIIAAEKRLLSLVATPYVQERVNIGSGPPGSKVRWFRSASNEERFINTVTFDSKEDSPTLVMVHGYGASQGFFFRNFDALASRFRVIAIDQLGWGGSSRPDFTCKSTEETEAWFIDSLEEWRKAKNLSNFILLGHSFGGYVAAKYALKHPEHVKHLVLVGSAGFSSAEDARNEWIMQFKTTWKGAIINHLWESNFTPQKLIRGLGPWGPKIVRGYTNTRFGARAAGTTLNEHESQLLTDYVYHTLAAKASGELCLKYIFSFGAFARKPLLQSASEWKVPTTFLYGYQDWMNYQGAQEARKDMKVPCEIIRVPEAGHFVFIDNPEGFHSAVMYACRRFLSPNPDNESLPESLTAA, from the exons ATGTGCTGCCCACACCACACGATACACAATTTCGCACGTGGCCAGAATAGTCGCCTTAGATTCGAAGCTCATCCCCGTCCTGGTCAAAAAGGCGCGCACATCGGCGGTGAAGCGTCGTCGTCGTCTATAAACTTAAGCGACGCGTCGGTTATTCCAAACCACTTACGAAGCTTTGAAAAGTGTATGAACCTGCGTAGACTCTCGTCCAGAATGGCCGAAGAAATTAGTAGGTCCGCCGCCGCCGAGCTCCGACCCTCTGTTTCCACCTCCACGGCCACCGCCACAAAGGCAAAGTCAAAATCGCTCTGGCCCTCCCTCCTCCGTTGGATCCCCACCTCCACCGATCACATCATCGCCGCCGAGAAGCGCCTCCTCTCTCTTGTCGC GACCCCATATGTTCAGGAGCGGGTGAATATTGGATCCGGCCCGCCCGGGTCGAAGGTGAGGTGGTTTCGGTCGGCAAGCAATGAGGAAAGGTTTATCAACACGGTTACTTTTGACAGCAAAGAGGATTCTCCTACTCTTGTAATGGTTCACGGCTACGGTGCTTCTCAAGGTTTCTTCTTTAGAAATTTTGATGCCCTTGCAAGTCGGTTCAGGGTCATTGCTATTGATCAACTTGG CTGGGGTGGATCAAGCAGACCTGATTTTACATGCAAAAGCACTGAAG AAACCGAAGCATGGTTTATTGATTCTTTGGAAGAATGGCGGAAAGCCAAAAATCTCAGCAACTTTATATTACTTGGACATTCATTTGGTGGGTATGTTGCAGCTAAGTATGCGCTAAAG CATCCGGAGCACGTTAAGCATTTAGTTTTAGTGGGTTCTGCTGGCTTCTCGTCAGCGGAAGATGCAAGGAATGAGTGGATTATGCAGTTTAAAACAACATGGAAAGGAGCAATTATTAACCATTTATGGGAGTCTAATTTTACTCCTCAGAAGCTAATCAG AGGGTTAGGGCCTTGGGGTCCAAAGATTGTTCGGGGTTACACAAATACTAGATTTGGCGCTCGTGCAGCAGGGACCACCCTAAATGAACATGAATCACAACTGCTAACAG ATTACGTGTACCATACTTTAGCTGCCAAAGCAAGTGGAGAATTGTgcttgaaatatatattttctttcggAGCGTTTGCTCGGAAGCCTCTTCTTCAGAG TGCATCAGAGTGGAAAGTGCCAACTACTTTTCTTTATGGCTATCAAGATTGGATGAATTATCAAGGGGCTCAAGAAGCTCGCAAGGATATGAAGGTCCCATGTGAGATTATTAGAGTTCCTGAG GCGGGACACTTTGTATTCATAGACAATCCCGAGGGTTTCCATTCAGCTGTTATGTACGCTTGCCGTAGATTTCTGTCACCTAACCCAGACAATGAATCTTTGCCTGAAAGTTTGACAGCTGCTTGA
- the LOC133736382 gene encoding V-type proton ATPase 16 kDa proteolipid subunit, translating to MASSTFSGDETAPFFGFLGAAAALVFSCMGAAYGTAKSGVGVASMGVMRPELVMKSIVPVVMAGVLGIYGLIIAVIISTGINPKAKSYYLFDGYAHLSSGLACGLAGLSAGMAIGIVGDAGVRANAQQPKLFVGMILILIFAEALALYGLIVGIILSSRAGQSRAD from the exons ATGGCTTCTTCAACGTTCAGCGGCGATGAAACGGCACCGTTCTTCGGCTTTCTCGGCGCCGCCGCGGCCCTCGTCTTCTCCT GTATGGGAGCTGCGTACGGAACGGCGAAGAGTGGAGTAGGAGTGGCGTCGATGGGAGTGATGCGGCCGGAGCTGGTCATGAAGTCGATCGTTCCGGTGGTCATGGCCGGAGTGTTGGGAATTTACGGCCTTATTATCGCCGTCATCATTAGTACCGGTATCAACCCTAAGGCCAAATCCTATTACCTGTTTGATGGTTATGCTCATCTCTCGTCTGGTCTAGCCTGTGGCCTTGCTGGGCTCTCAGCTGGTATGGCTATTGGCATTGTTGGTGATGCTGGTGTTAG AGCTAATGCCCAACAGCCAAAGCTTTTTGTTGGGATGATCCTCATTCTCATTTTTGCTGAAGCCCTTGCTCTGTATGGTCTCATTGTTGGCATCATTCTTTCCTCCCGAGCAGGTCAGTCAAGAGCCGACTAG
- the LOC133736381 gene encoding lysine-specific histone demethylase 1 homolog 3, with translation MDGDEKRSGFKKRSKLMEVNHNSDDDEPIGSLLKKRQRNPKKVKPGLEGERGKKFEAGEEDLGGLDDTLASFRKKLKGPKRDSGAGTGRGRSSSLDVVQSSDQDGGSDAKSVSRSMEKGPVIDDDGTDVIMDVEVENRLKGKGKRPKVSGLVSGEGSNSSLDHHSQDSLSAFFQKAQSGVTKKSHPSPSLREKSGSLDLEDGLSPSPEGVGGNSMPVAVRRHSSVSKLNQENPRFEDSLLFDSGFNSLDSVNDQYKIEEQNRFCQDSDCNRQNQERSQGLYSIPDDMTRLEDRKNEPTVDHSGLNVQEELCSLDRSNGGDSQHLQKIQTSENQLRHCSVTNSNTLTICEQKGEMLGVGTSDSKGGFPDALSIQSTDVLARCTSGADCEISSSTGKEIPMPHYNDELLNKSNFAPDTLKREETPCNRVIAYTEGQDLASSPLHEENAMITDCQISSIQVSHQAKALQTASVQKGSYCEDLSSDEASKERIIPKHDYITSNEEVDGASPPLYATVDENESFPEDTVSLPDIENRDGKLSALQRIPRNARKRRHGDMAYEGDVDWEISVTDQGLDSDNSIRAKVKFDSSSSIGTEAESGGAAAVSAGLKAHAVGPVEKIKFKEILKRRGGLQDYLECRNQILALWSKDVSRILPLTDCGVTEPACVNEPGRASLIRDIYAFLDLSGYINVGIAAEKDKAEPGSKHDYKIVREKPFEEISGVSIADSEDGVSFIIGQVKNSKTSTDAKNGITFNSENLTEGATKDNGHVEAVALELFDAKHPEECQTDYLENCSADARFQSRLDNMDVSSSDPSGETLDGGVIPVVTPEIKNESQSIQSTPHDHVPSNDTLQCGPEVRKEIIVIGAGPAGLTAARHLQRQGFSVNVLEARSRIGGRVYTDRSSLSVAVDLGASIITGVEADWATERRPDPSSLVCAQLGLELTVLNSDCPLYDIETGQKVPADLDEALEAEFNSLLDDMVLLVAQKGERAARMSLEEGFEYVLKRRRMAQSGSAKEKELHGSRDGLINARTNIDGRVADKSYCKQELLSPLERRVMDWHFANLEYGCAAPLKEVSLPHWNQDDVYGGFGGAHCMIKGGYSTVVESLGEGLRIHLNHVVTDISYGAEDGELNNNQCNKVKVSTSNGSIFCGDAVLITVPLGCLKAETIKFSPPLPQWKHSSITRLGFGVLNKVVLEFPDVFWDDTVDYFGATAEETDLRGQCFMFWNIKKTVGAPVLIALVVGKAAIEGQNMSSSDHVNHALVALRKLFGEASVPDPVASVVTDWGRDPFSYGAYSYVAVGASGKDYDILGRPVDNCLFFAGEATCKEHPDTVGGAMMSGLRESVRIIDILTTGNDYTAEAEAMESIQRQSASEKDEVWDITRRLDAVELSDVLYKNREALLQDLFFSAKTTKGRLHLAKELLSLPAETLKSFAGTKEGLTTLNLWILDSMGKAGTQLLRHCVRLLVLVSTDLLAVRLSGIGKTVREKVCVHTSRDIRAIASQLVSVWLEVFRREKASNGGLKLSRQANGVDSLKRKTVRDPSSGKPPLHMYHGAFEHKGSLQDSASTGSQLPPNPNVKKLNGKGIKLETANSSRFGDSTGRPHNDDFAMTEEERAAIAAAEAARAAALAAAKAYASSEAKSSSLLQLPKIPSFHKFARREQYAQMDEYDFRRKWSGGVLGREDCISEIDSRNCKVRNWSVDFSAACVNLDSSRRSVDNLSERSHPNEITSQLNFREHSGESAAVDSSIYTKAWVDTAGSVGVKDYHAIEMWQSQAAAADPDFFHPDPYVKDEEDSNTTSKGLSWKHEGLVNESSVSQVTVNKGSSKNHRRGADQIKHAVVDYVASLLMPLYKAKKIDREGYKSIMKKSATKVMELATDAEKAMAVSEFLDFKRKNKIRAFVDKLIEKHMAVKPVVKS, from the exons ATGGATGGAGACGAGAAGAGGTCGGGGTTTAAGAAGAGATCGAAGTTAATGGAGGTTAATCACAATTCGGATGACGATGAGCCGATTGGGTCACTGCTGAAGAAGAGgcagcgaaaccctaagaaggtTAAGCCAGGGTTGGAGGGCGAAAGGGGCAAGAAGTTTGAGGCTGGAGAGGAGGATTTGGGGGGACTGGATGATACCTTGGCAAGTTTTAGGAAGAAGCTCAAGGGTCCTAAGAGGGATTCTGGGGCCGGAACCGGGAGGGGAAGGAGTTCTAGTTTGGATGTTGTGCAGTCTTCGGATCAGGATGGGGGGTCGGATGCAAAATCAGTGTCGAGGAGTATGGAGAAAGGTCCGGTCATCGATGATGATGGAACCGATGTGATTATGGATGTAGAGGTGGAAAACAGGCTTAAGGGAAAGGGAAAGAGACCCAAGGTTTCAGGTCTGGTATCTGGGGAGGGTTCTAATAGCTCTTTGGATCATCATTCGCAAGATTCGTTATCGGCATTTTTTCAGAAGGCACAGTCTGGTGTTACTAAGAAGTCTCATCCCTCTCCGAGTCTTAGAGAGAAGAGTGGTTCTCTGGATTTGGAGGATGGACTGAGCCCTAGTCCAGAAGGTGTTGGAGGAAATAGCATGCCTGTGGCTGTGCGGAGACATAGTTCTGTTTCAAAACTGAACCAGGAAAATCCAAGATTTGAAGATAGTTTGCTCTTCGATTCTGGTTTTAATTCGTTGGATTCAGTCAATGATCAGTATAAGATAGAGGAACAAAACAGATTTTGCCAAGATTCTGACTGCAACAGACAGAATCAAGAGAGATCTCAAGGACTTTATTCTATTCCAGATGACATGACGAGACTTGAGGATAGAAAGAATGAACCCACAGTGGATCATTCTGGTTTAAATGTTCAAGAGGAACTATGTAGCTTGGATAGATCTAATGGCGGAGATAGCCAGCACTTACAGAAAATTCAAACTTCTGAGAACCAACTGAGGCACTGCTCTGTGACAAACTCAAACACTCTAACGATTTGTGAACAGAAGGGGGAAATGCTTGGGGTCGGTACCAGTGACTCCAAAGGGGGCTTTCCTGATGCTTTGTCCATTCAGTCCACGGATGTTCTAGCTAGATGTACATCAGGTGCAGACTGTGAAATATCTTCTTCAACTGGAAAAGAAATTCCGATGCCTCATTATAATGATGAGTTACTGAACAAATCTAACTTTGCCCCAGATACACTAAAGAGGGAAGAAACTCCTTGTAATCGAGTAATTGCTTACACTGAGGGGCAAGATCTTGCTTCCAGTCCTTTGCATGAAGAGAATGCCATGATAACTGATTGTCAGATATCTTCAATCCAGGTGAGTCATCAAGCGAAAGCCTTGCAAACTGCCTCAGTTCAGAAGGGGAGCTATTGTGAAGATTTATCTTCTGATGAAGCATCAAAAGAGAGAATTATTCCAAAACATGATTATATTACTAGTAATGAGGAGGTTGATGGAGCTTCTCCTCCTTTATATGCAACAGTAGATGAGAATGAGAGTTTCCCAGAAGACACAGTATCTCTACCTGATATTGAAAACAGAGACGGTAAGCTATCCGCTCTCCAGCGCATACCACGGAATGCTAGGAAACGCAGGCATGGAGACATGGCTTATGAGGGGGATGTTGATTGGGAGATCTCAGTGACTGATCAAGGATTGGATAGTGACAATTCAATTAGAGCGAAAGTGAAGTTTGATTCCTCTTCAAGTATTGGCACAGAAGCTGAAAGTGGTGGGGCTGCAGCAGTGTCTGCTGGTCTAAAAGCTCACGCAGTTGGTCCTGTTGAGAAGATTAAATTCAAGGAGATCTTGAAGCGCAGAGGCGGGCTTCAGGATTACTTGGAATGCAG GAATCAGATCTTAGCTCTGTGGAGCAAAGATGTTAGTCGAATTTTGCCTCTCACCGACTGTGGGGTCACAGAGCCTGCTTGTGTGAATGAACCTGGGCGTGCCTCCCTAATTAGGGATATTTATGCATTTCTAGATCTCAGT GGTTATATAAATGTTGGAATTGCTGCCGAGAAGGATAAAGCAGAACCTGGTTCTAAGCATGACTATAAAATAGTCAGAGAAAAACCTTTTGAGGAAATTTCTGGGGTTTCAATTGCTGACTCAGAGGATGGGGTTTCCTTCATCATTGGCCAGGTTAAGAATTCAAAAACTTCCACCGATGCTAAGAATGGAATTACATTTAATAGCGAAAACTTGACTGAGGGAGCCACAAAAGACAATGGGCATGTTGAGGCAGTGGCATTGGAATTATTTGATGCGAAACATCCTGAAGAATGCCAAACTGATTACCTGGAAAACTGTAGTGCTGATGCAAGGTTCCAAAGTCGATTGGACAATATGGATGTTTCTAGTAGTGATCCCTCTGGTGAGACATTGGATGGTGGAGTCATCCCTGTTGTAACTCCAGAGATAAAGAATGAATCACAGAGTATTCAGTCAACACCACATGATCATGTACCGAGTAATGATACCCTGCAATGTGGTCCAGAAGTTAGAAAGGAGATCATTGTCATAGGTGCTGGTCCTGCTGGCTTAACTGCTGCACGCCACTTGCAGCGTCAGGGGTTTTCAGTCAATGTACTTGAAGCTAGGAGTCGAATAGGAGGTCGTGTTTATACAGACCGGTCATCCCTATCAGTTGCAGTGGATCTTGGTGCTAGCATTATTACCGGTGTCGAGGCTGATTGGGCAACTGAAAGAAGACCCGATCCCTCCTCATTGGTTTGTGCTCAGTTGGGCCTTGAGTTGACTGTATTAAACAGTGATTGCCCTCTTTATGATATTGAAACAGGTCAAAAAGTTCCTGCAGATCTGGATGAGGCATTGGAAGCAGAGTTCAACAGCCTTCTTGATGACATGGTATTGCTTGTAGCACAGAAGGGAGAACGTGCAGCAAGAATGTCTCTTGAGGAAGGTTTTGAATATGTCCTTAAGAGGCGACGTATGGCACAATCAGGGAGTGCTAAAGAAAAAGAATTGCATGGTTCAAGGGATGGTTTGATTAATGCTAGAACAAATATTGATGGTAGAGTTGCTGATAAAAGTTATTGTAAGCAAGAGCTCTTGAGTCCTCTTGAGAGGAGGGTTATGGATTGGCATTTTGCTAATTTGGAGTATGGTTGTGCAGCTCCGCTTAAGGAGGTATCTCTACCCCATTGGAACCAAGATGATGTATATGGTGGCTTTGGGGGAGCTCATTGTATGATTAAAGGGGGTTACAGCACTGTTGTTGAGTCTCTTGGAGAAGGACTGCGCATTCACTTGAATCATGTAGTCACTGATATTTCGTATGGCGCTGAGGATGGTGAATTGAATAATAACCAGTGTAACAAAGTCAAAGTTTCCACATCAAATGGGAGTATCTTTTGTGGAGATGCAGTCTTGATTACAGTGCCTCTTGGGTGCTTAAAAGCAGAAACCATAAAGTTTTCTCCACCATTGCCCCAGTGGAAACATTCTTCTATCACGCGGCTTGGATTTGGTGTTCTTAATAAAGTAGTTTTGGAATTTCCAGATGTCTTTTGGGATGACACTGTGGACTACTTTGGAGCAACTGCTGAAGAAACAGACCTGAGGGGTCAGTGCTTTATGTTCTGGAATATCAAGAAAACTGTTGGGGCTCCCGTTCTTATAGCTTTAGTGGTTGGTAAGGCAGCTATAGAAGGCCAAAATATGAGCTCTTCTGATCATGTTAACCATGCATTAGTGGCTCTCCGTAAATTGTTTGGAGAGGCATCAGTACCTGATCCAGTTGCATCAGTTGTGACAGATTGGGGCAGGGATCCTTTCAGCTATGGTGCATACTCATATGTTGCTGTCGGAGCTTCTGGAAAAGACTATGACATACTAGGGAGACCTGTTGATAACTGCCTATTTTTTGCTGGTGAAGCTACCTGCAAGGAGCATCCCGACACTGTTGGTGGTGCAATGATGAGTGGGCTTCGAGAGTCGGTGCGTATAATTGACATACTGACAACTGGAAATGATTACacagcagaagcagaagcaatGGAGTCCATACAGAGACAGTCAGCCTCTGAAAAGGATGAAGTTTGGGACATAACAAGGAGACTTGATGCAGTTGAACTTTCCGATGTCCTTTACAAGAACAGGGAAGCCTTACTCCAGGACTTGTTCTTTAGTGCAAAAACCACCAAAGGAAGGTTGCATCTGGCCAAAGAGTTATTGAGTCTTCCTGCTGAAACGTTGAAGTCCTTTGCTGGCACCAAAGAGGGGCTAACCACACTTAACTTGTGGATACTG GACTCAATGGGGAAAGCGGGGACTCAACTCTTGCGGCATTGTGTtcgtcttcttgttcttgtgtCAACAGACCTACTGGCTGTGCGCTTGTCTG GCATTGGGAAAACCGTAAGAGAGAAAGTTTGTGTACATACTAGCCGTGATATACGTGCCATTGCAAGTCAGCTAGTTAGTGTGTGGCTTGAAGTCTTCCGCAGAGAAAAAGCTTCTAATGGAGGATTGAAATTGTCAAGGCAAGCCAATGGTGTAGATTCATTGAAGAGAAAAACAGTCAGAGACCCATCTTCTGGAAAGCCGCCACTACACATGTATCATGGTGCTTTTGAGCACAAAGGAAGTTTACAGGATTCTGCATCCACGGGAAGCCAATTGCCTCCGAATCCAAATGTGAAGAAATTGAATGGCAAAGGCATTAAACTTGAAACAGCAAATTCCTCAAGATTTGGAGATTCAACAGGCAGACCACATAATGATGACTTTGCTATGACTGAAGAAGAAAGAGCTGCCATTGCTGCTGCTGAAGCAGCGCGAGCTGCAGCACTTGCAGCTGCTAAG GCATATGCATCTTCAGAAGCCAAGAGCAGTTCGTTGCTTCAGCTTCCTAAGATTCCCTCGTTTCATAAATTTGCTCGACGGGAGCAGTACGCTCAAATGGATGAGTATGATTTTAGGAGGAAGTGGTCTGGTGGTGTTTTGGGTAGAGAAGATTGCATATCTGAAATTGACTCTAGGAACTGCAAAGTAAGGAACTGGTCTGTTGATTTCTCCGCTGCTTGTGTCAATCTTGACAGTTCAAGAAGGTCAGTTGATAACCTCTCAGAGCGGAGCCATCCCAATGAGATCACTAGTCAGTTGAATTTCCGAGAGCACTCAGGGGAGAGTGCTGCTGTTGACAGTAGTATCTATACAAAAGCATGGGTTGATACAGCTGGTAGTGTTGGGGTAAAAGACTATCATGCCATTGAGATGTGGCAATCTCAAGCAGCGGCAGCTGACCCTGATTTCTTCCATCCTGATCCGTATGTAAAGGATGAGGAAGATTCAAATACAACTTCTAAAGGACTAAGCTGGAAGCATGAAGGACTAGTAAATGAGAGCTCTGTTTCACAAGTTACTGTAAACAAGGGGTCGTCGAAAAATCATCGTCGAGGAGCAGACCAAATTAAACATGCAGTTGTTGATTATGTGGCATCATTGCTTATGCCCCTCTATAAAGCTAAAAAGATTGATAGAGAGGGATACAAGTCAATCATGAAGAAAAGTGCTACCAAG GTCATGGAGCTAGCCACTGATGCAGAGAAAGCAATGGCTGTATCCGAGTTTCTTGATTTCAAGCGCAAGAACAAG ATTCGTGCCTTTGTGGATAAATTGATTGAGAAGCACATGGCAGTGAAGCCTGTTGTGAAATCTTGA